The uncultured Mailhella sp. genome segment CCGTGGCGGCGGTCATAAGCGCCTGTATCGCATCATCGACTTCAAGCGCGACAAGATGGGCATTTCCGCCCGCGTCGCCGAAATCGAATACGATCCCAACCGTACCGCCCGCATTGCTCTCTTGAACTATGCCGACGGTGAAAAGCGCTACATTCTCGCCCCCGTGGGCATTCAGCAGGGCGACGTGATTGAAGCCGGCGACAAGGCCGACATCAAGCCCGGCAACGCTCTGGCTCTGAACCGCATCCCCGTGGGCACCAACGTGCACAACATCGAGATGCATCCCGGCCGCGGCGGCCAGATGTGCCGTGCCGCCGGCACCTATGCCCAGCTCGTGGGCAAGGACGGCAAGTACGTCATCCTCCGCCTGCCTTCCGGCGAAGTCCGCAAGGTGCTCGCCACCTGCATCGCCACTGTGGGTCAGGTCGGCAATGTGCAGCATGAAAACATCAGCCTTGGCAAGGCCGGCCGCAACCGCTGGTTGAGCCGTCGTCCCAAGGTCCGCGGCGTCGCGATGAACCCTGTCGACCATCCTCTGGGTGGTGGTGAAGGTCGCAGCTCCGGTGGTCGTCATCCTGTGACTCCCTGGGGCATTCCTACCAAGGGCTACAAGACCCGCGCAAAGAAGAAGCCTTCCGGCCGTCTCATCATCAAGAGCCGCGGTCAGAAGTAAGAGGAGCCGGACATGCCCAGATCTCTTAAAAAAGGTCCCTTTGTGGACGGCAGCCTCATGAAGAAGGTAGACGCGGCCGTTGCCAGCAACGACCACAAGGTCATCAAGACCTGGTCCCGCCGTTCCATGATTCTGCCTGAAATGGTTGGTTTGACGTTCGCCGTGCACAACGGCAAGAAGTTCATCCCGGTCTTCGTGACGGAAAACATGGTCGGTCACAAGATGGGCGAATTCGCGCCCACTCGTACGTTCCACGGCCACGCTGCGGACAAGAAGACGAAAGCGGTCAAAAAATAGCGAGTAACGTTCATGGAATCGAAAGCAATCTGCAAGTTTCAGCGCGTTTCTCCCCGCAAGACCCGTCTGGTTGCCCAGAACATCAAGGGTCTTCCTGTGGAAGATGCCCTGAACCAGCTCAAGTTCACGCCCAACAAGCCTGCCGGTGTTCTTTACGGAGTGGTGCGTTCGGCGCTGGCCAACGCCTCCCAGTTCCCTGGCATTGATGTGGACTCCATGTACGTCAAGGACGTGGTGGTCAACGAAGGCCCCACCTGGAAGCGCTTCATGCCTCGTTCTCAGGGTCGTGCTATGCACATTCGCAAGCGTACCAGCCACATTACCGTAATTCTCGCGGAAGGACAGGAATAGGCTATGGGTCAGAAAGTACATCCTTACGGCTTCCGTTTGGGATATAATAAGAATTGGCAGTCTCGCTGGTTCAGCAAGAAGGAATACGCTTCCTTCGTGTTTGAAGATCACAACATCCGCAAGTACGTGAAGAAGCTTCTTTACAGCGCCGGTGTTGCCAGAATCGAGATCGAACGTTTCGGCGGACGCATCCGCCTCATCCTTTCCACCGCCCGTCCCGGCATCGTCATCGGCCGCAAGGGCGCGGAAATTGAAAAGCTTCGCGCTGACCTCAAGAAGAAGTTCGGCCGTGACTTCACCCTCGAAGTGAACGAAATCCGCCGTCCTGAAATCGAAGCTCAGCTCGTTGCCGAAAACATCGCCATGCAGCTGGAACGCCGCGTCGCCTTCCGCCGCGCCATGAAGCGCACCGTGCAGATGGCCCGCAAGTTCGGCGCCGAAGGCATCAAGATTTCCTGCGCCGGCCGTCTCGCCGGAGCTGAAATCGCCCGTTCCGAATGGTATCGTGACGGCCGCGTGCCGCTTCAGACCCTGCGTGCCGACATCGACTTCGGTTTTGCCGAAGCCCACACCACCTATGGCCTCATTGGCATCAAGGCGTGGGTTTACAAGGGTGAAATCCTTGATAAAGAGGTTGAACAGTAATGCTTGCTCCCAAGAGAATCAAATTCCGCAAGTGGCAGAAAGGCCGCCTGCGTGGCCCGGCCAACCGTGGCGCTACCATCGCGTTTGGTGAAATTGGCCTGAAGGCTGTCGAACATGGCAAGCTTTCCAGTCAGCAGATTGAAGCCGCCCGTATCGCCATGATGCGCCACATCCGCCGCGGCGGCAAAGTCTGGATCAGGGTGTTCCCCGATCATCCCGTGACCGCCAAGCCTCTGGCCACTCGTCAGGGTAGCGGTAAGGGTGCCCCTGTGGGCTGGTGCGCACCGGTCAAGCCCGGCCGCGTGCTGTATGAAATCAAGGGTGTTGACCTTGAACTTGCCAAGCGCGCTCTGACGCTGGCCAGCCACAAGCTGCCCGTGAAGACCGTGATCGTGGTGAGAGAGGGGGCCTTCGAATGAAAATGAAGGAATTGCGCGAAATGAGCGTCGAGCAGCTCCAGGCGAAGCTGACTGAACTGCGTCAGGAACTTTTCAACCTGCGCTTCCAGCATGCCACTGCTCAGTTGGAAAAGACGGCGTCCATTCCGGCCACCAAGAAAGATATTGCCCGTGTGCTGACGGCTCTGGCCGCGGCCGCGAAGAACTAGGAGCGGATATGAACAGCGCAATCGAACAGCGCAACGGCAGAACGCTCGTCGGTACTGTCATCAGCGACAAGTGCGACAAGACCATTGTCGTTCTCGTTGAAACCCTGGTGCAGCATCCGCTTCTCAAGAAGTACATTCGTCGGCGCAAGAAGTTCACCGCCCACGATCCTATGAATGAGTGCGGCATCGGCGACAAGGTCAAGATTGTGGAATACCGGCCCATGAGCCGGAACAAGCGCTGGCACCTGGTGTCCGTGCTTGAAAAGGCCGTCTAGTCCCATTCGGGCTGACTAAAAGGAAACACTATGATCCAGGTAGAATCCAGACTCCAGGTGGCCGACAACTCCGGCGCCAAGGAAGTGGCCTGCATCAAGGTGCTGGGCGGCTCTCACCGTCGCTATGCCACGGTGGGCGATATCATCATGGTGTCCGTGAAGGACGCCATCCCCCACGCCAAGGTGAAGAAGGGCGATGTCATGGAAGCCGTGGTCGTGCGTACCGCCAAGGAAGTGCGCCGCGCCGACGGTTCCTACATCAAGTTCGATACGAA includes the following:
- the rplB gene encoding 50S ribosomal protein L2; translation: MAVLKMKPTSAGRRFQTVSDFAEITRSTPEKSLTEGLTKKSGRNNNGRVTSRRRGGGHKRLYRIIDFKRDKMGISARVAEIEYDPNRTARIALLNYADGEKRYILAPVGIQQGDVIEAGDKADIKPGNALALNRIPVGTNVHNIEMHPGRGGQMCRAAGTYAQLVGKDGKYVILRLPSGEVRKVLATCIATVGQVGNVQHENISLGKAGRNRWLSRRPKVRGVAMNPVDHPLGGGEGRSSGGRHPVTPWGIPTKGYKTRAKKKPSGRLIIKSRGQK
- the rpsS gene encoding 30S ribosomal protein S19, with product MPRSLKKGPFVDGSLMKKVDAAVASNDHKVIKTWSRRSMILPEMVGLTFAVHNGKKFIPVFVTENMVGHKMGEFAPTRTFHGHAADKKTKAVKK
- the rplV gene encoding 50S ribosomal protein L22, yielding MESKAICKFQRVSPRKTRLVAQNIKGLPVEDALNQLKFTPNKPAGVLYGVVRSALANASQFPGIDVDSMYVKDVVVNEGPTWKRFMPRSQGRAMHIRKRTSHITVILAEGQE
- the rpsC gene encoding 30S ribosomal protein S3 is translated as MGQKVHPYGFRLGYNKNWQSRWFSKKEYASFVFEDHNIRKYVKKLLYSAGVARIEIERFGGRIRLILSTARPGIVIGRKGAEIEKLRADLKKKFGRDFTLEVNEIRRPEIEAQLVAENIAMQLERRVAFRRAMKRTVQMARKFGAEGIKISCAGRLAGAEIARSEWYRDGRVPLQTLRADIDFGFAEAHTTYGLIGIKAWVYKGEILDKEVEQ
- the rplP gene encoding 50S ribosomal protein L16, whose product is MLAPKRIKFRKWQKGRLRGPANRGATIAFGEIGLKAVEHGKLSSQQIEAARIAMMRHIRRGGKVWIRVFPDHPVTAKPLATRQGSGKGAPVGWCAPVKPGRVLYEIKGVDLELAKRALTLASHKLPVKTVIVVREGAFE
- the rpmC gene encoding 50S ribosomal protein L29; the protein is MKMKELREMSVEQLQAKLTELRQELFNLRFQHATAQLEKTASIPATKKDIARVLTALAAAAKN
- the rpsQ gene encoding 30S ribosomal protein S17; translation: MNSAIEQRNGRTLVGTVISDKCDKTIVVLVETLVQHPLLKKYIRRRKKFTAHDPMNECGIGDKVKIVEYRPMSRNKRWHLVSVLEKAV
- the rplN gene encoding 50S ribosomal protein L14, translated to MIQVESRLQVADNSGAKEVACIKVLGGSHRRYATVGDIIMVSVKDAIPHAKVKKGDVMEAVVVRTAKEVRRADGSYIKFDTNAAVLLTKQGEPVGTRIFGPVARELRARNFMKIVSLAPEVL